In Ochrobactrum vermis, the following proteins share a genomic window:
- the ccoN gene encoding cytochrome-c oxidase, cbb3-type subunit I, with the protein MNYAAGTVLSGLGALFAVLLAGFSHDELFRTHMWILFVTLAIFTILLMRNADYGLTPKKVDQSTYMDGPIRYGVIATVFWGVTGFLVGVVIAAQLAFPDLNLEPYLNFGRLRPLHTSAVVFAFGGNILIASSFYVVQRTCRARLIGGDLAWFVFWGYQLFIVMAATGYLLGITQSREYAEPEWYVDIWLTIVWVAYLVVFLGTILKRKEPHIYVANWFYLSFIITIAMLHIINNLAIPVSFLGVKSYSAFSGVQDAVTQWWYGHNAVAFFLTVPFLAMMYYFVPKQAERPVYSYRLSIVHFWSIIFLYIWAGPHHLHYTAVPDWAQTLGMVFSIMLWMPSWGGMINGLMTLSGAWDKVRTDPIIRLMVAAIAFYGMATFEGPMLSIKAVNSLSHYTDWTIGHVHAGALGWNGMISFAAVYYLAPKLWNRQRLYSIRMVNWHFWLATLGIVLYAAAMWVAGIQQGLMWREYDDQGFLVYSFAETVLAMFPYYVIRTLGGVLYLAGGLVMAWNVYQTIRGNLRNEVPMGGARAVAGAAMQPAE; encoded by the coding sequence ATGAACTACGCCGCTGGAACAGTCCTTTCCGGTCTGGGGGCACTTTTTGCCGTGCTTCTGGCCGGATTCTCCCATGATGAGCTGTTCAGAACCCATATGTGGATTCTGTTCGTTACACTGGCCATCTTCACCATTCTTCTGATGCGAAATGCCGATTACGGCCTGACGCCGAAAAAGGTCGACCAGTCCACCTATATGGACGGACCGATCCGCTACGGTGTCATCGCAACGGTTTTCTGGGGTGTGACCGGCTTTCTGGTCGGTGTGGTTATCGCCGCGCAGCTGGCCTTTCCCGATCTCAATCTGGAACCCTATCTGAACTTCGGTCGCCTGCGCCCGCTGCACACTTCTGCAGTTGTTTTTGCGTTTGGCGGCAACATCCTGATCGCATCGTCATTCTATGTCGTGCAGCGCACCTGCCGCGCGCGCCTGATCGGCGGCGATCTCGCATGGTTCGTGTTCTGGGGCTATCAGCTCTTCATCGTCATGGCTGCAACCGGCTATCTGCTCGGCATCACACAGAGCCGCGAATATGCCGAACCGGAATGGTATGTCGACATCTGGCTCACCATCGTCTGGGTCGCCTATCTGGTCGTCTTCCTCGGCACGATCCTGAAGCGCAAGGAGCCGCATATCTATGTGGCGAACTGGTTCTACCTGTCCTTCATCATCACCATCGCCATGTTGCACATCATCAACAATCTGGCGATCCCCGTCTCCTTCCTCGGCGTGAAGAGCTATTCTGCTTTCTCCGGCGTTCAGGATGCCGTGACGCAGTGGTGGTATGGCCATAATGCCGTCGCCTTCTTCCTGACCGTCCCCTTCCTGGCCATGATGTACTATTTCGTACCGAAGCAGGCAGAACGTCCGGTCTATTCCTACCGTCTGTCGATCGTGCACTTCTGGTCGATCATCTTCCTCTATATCTGGGCTGGTCCGCACCATCTGCATTACACCGCCGTTCCCGATTGGGCGCAGACGCTCGGCATGGTGTTCTCGATCATGCTCTGGATGCCGTCCTGGGGTGGCATGATCAACGGTCTGATGACGCTTTCGGGCGCATGGGACAAGGTTCGTACCGATCCGATCATCCGCCTGATGGTTGCAGCTATCGCCTTCTACGGCATGGCGACCTTTGAAGGCCCGATGCTGTCGATCAAGGCCGTGAATTCGCTGTCCCACTATACGGACTGGACCATCGGTCACGTTCATGCGGGTGCACTTGGCTGGAACGGCATGATTTCGTTTGCCGCCGTCTATTATCTCGCACCGAAGCTCTGGAACCGCCAGCGGCTCTATTCGATCCGCATGGTCAACTGGCACTTCTGGCTGGCAACGCTCGGCATCGTTCTCTATGCGGCAGCCATGTGGGTTGCCGGTATTCAGCAGGGCCTGATGTGGCGCGAATACGACGATCAGGGCTTCCTCGTCTATTCCTTCGCGGAAACCGTGCTCGCCATGTTCCCATACTACGTCATCCGTACGCTTGGCGGCGTGCTCTACCTCGCCGGTGGCCTCGTGATGGCCTGGAACGTCTATCAGACCATTCGCGGCAATCTGCGCAACGAAGTGCCAATGGGCGGTGCCCGGGCCGTTGCCGGTGCAGCCATGCAGCCTGCCGAATAA
- a CDS encoding CcoQ/FixQ family Cbb3-type cytochrome c oxidase assembly chaperone codes for MDYNTLRTFADSWGLLAMALFFVFVILFAFRPGSKKKADEAKEIPFKDDKND; via the coding sequence ATGGATTACAACACCCTACGCACTTTCGCCGATAGCTGGGGCCTGCTTGCCATGGCGCTCTTCTTTGTCTTTGTCATTCTTTTTGCTTTCCGTCCGGGAAGCAAAAAGAAAGCCGATGAAGCGAAGGAAATTCCATTCAAGGACGACAAAAATGACTGA
- the ccoO gene encoding cytochrome-c oxidase, cbb3-type subunit II: MSILKNHSKLEKNATLLLIASLAVVTVGGIVEIAPLFYLENTIEKVEGMRPYSPLELAGRDVYVREGCYLCHSQMIRPFRDEVERYGHYSLAAESMYDHSFQWGSKRTGPDLARVGGRYSNEWHVQHLVRPRDVVPESVMPSYAFLKNRPLDASNIAGNLKANVAVGVPYTQEMIDSALDDLKAQASPDADTSGIEARYPKAKLGDFDGNPQMISEMDALIAYLQMLGTLVDFSIYDQSPKAR; the protein is encoded by the coding sequence ATGTCGATACTAAAGAACCACTCCAAGCTGGAGAAAAACGCAACGCTGCTGCTGATCGCATCGCTCGCCGTGGTCACGGTCGGTGGCATCGTTGAAATCGCACCGCTCTTCTATCTCGAAAACACCATCGAGAAAGTGGAGGGCATGCGCCCCTACTCGCCGCTGGAACTTGCGGGCCGCGACGTTTATGTGCGTGAAGGTTGCTATCTTTGCCACAGCCAGATGATCCGCCCGTTCCGCGACGAAGTGGAGCGCTACGGCCATTACAGTCTGGCTGCGGAATCCATGTACGATCATTCGTTCCAGTGGGGTTCGAAGCGCACGGGGCCTGACCTTGCGCGCGTCGGTGGCCGCTACTCGAACGAGTGGCACGTGCAGCACCTTGTCCGCCCGCGCGACGTTGTGCCGGAATCGGTCATGCCAAGCTATGCTTTCCTGAAGAACCGTCCGCTGGACGCCTCCAACATCGCAGGCAATCTGAAAGCCAATGTGGCAGTCGGCGTGCCTTACACGCAGGAAATGATCGACAGCGCGCTTGACGATCTGAAGGCACAGGCCTCTCCCGACGCCGATACATCCGGCATCGAGGCACGTTACCCCAAGGCCAAGCTCGGCGACTTCGACGGCAATCCGCAGATGATCTCGGAGATGGACGCGCTCATCGCCTATCTCCAGATGCTCGGCACCCTCGTTGACTTCTCGATCTACGATCAGTCCCCCAAGGCGAGATAA
- the ccoP gene encoding cytochrome-c oxidase, cbb3-type subunit III yields MTDKQIDEVSGVPTTGHEWDGIRELDNPMPRWWLWTWYATIFWALAYVIAYPAWPLISSSTEGMLGWSSRGTFWEETARVDSERQGIIDQIKAKDVHEILADENLRQYAIAGGAAAFRVNCVQCHGSGAQGAPGYPNLNDDDWLWGGSIDDVLTTIRHGVRSKDDADTRVSEMPAFVDVLEPQQIRDVAAYVVSLSGTPHNPEMVPEGQKVFTENCAVCHGADAKGLREFGAPNLTDAIWFYGSGEDAIVRQVSHPKHGVMPAWETRLGDATVKQLAIFVHSLGGGE; encoded by the coding sequence ATGACTGACAAACAGATCGATGAAGTCAGCGGCGTACCCACAACCGGACACGAATGGGACGGCATCAGGGAACTAGACAATCCGATGCCCCGCTGGTGGCTGTGGACTTGGTATGCAACCATCTTCTGGGCGCTTGCCTACGTGATCGCCTATCCGGCCTGGCCGCTGATTTCCAGCTCCACGGAAGGCATGCTTGGCTGGTCGAGCCGTGGCACTTTCTGGGAAGAAACCGCCAGGGTCGATAGCGAGCGTCAAGGCATCATCGACCAGATCAAGGCCAAGGATGTGCACGAGATTCTGGCGGACGAAAACCTTCGCCAATATGCGATTGCCGGTGGCGCTGCTGCCTTCCGCGTCAACTGCGTCCAGTGCCACGGCTCTGGCGCGCAAGGAGCGCCGGGCTATCCGAACCTCAACGATGACGACTGGTTGTGGGGCGGTTCCATTGACGACGTCCTGACGACTATCCGTCATGGCGTGCGTTCGAAGGATGATGCCGACACGCGCGTTTCCGAAATGCCGGCATTTGTCGACGTATTGGAACCGCAGCAGATCCGCGATGTTGCCGCTTATGTGGTCAGCCTCTCCGGCACGCCGCACAATCCTGAAATGGTGCCGGAAGGGCAGAAGGTATTCACTGAGAACTGTGCTGTCTGCCATGGTGCGGATGCCAAGGGCCTGCGCGAGTTCGGCGCACCGAACCTGACGGACGCAATCTGGTTCTACGGTTCCGGCGAGGACGCCATCGTGCGTCAGGTCTCGCATCCCAAGCATGGTGTCATGCCCGCATGGGAAACACGCCTCGGCGATGCGACCGTCAAACAGCTTGCCATCTTCGTCCATTCGCTGGGCGGCGGTGAGTAA
- a CDS encoding ATP-binding protein produces the protein MNSIRSRLTGILIGVTCIVWLFAVIWIHISTQSQLEKVLDARLMEAARMVNSLLTEHRVEVGPEGDGGQLSLKPMPDFPLYDRQLFCQIWALDGKLLGRSESAPGVRLTNVANGFSDTEVAGDRWRVFAVENTQLGLRVMVGDSLSVRDRLVQNVVTGLVLPALLMLPVLALMIWLCVRRGLNPLSRLASVLSKRQAEDLRPLPEQNLPKEIAPAVTALNGLFHRVEEARERERNFAIFAAHELKTPLAGLKTQAQIAEGAKDETMRANAVRQIAAGVDRTSRLVNQLLDLAALETGDEMDSPVPEPLRQLLVSISTDMRMLAAQRSISIELPDPIPPAQLPSPHLFTLAARNLIENAVNHSPEHGTVHCRIETEADKLRLTVEDSGPGIPESEMPRVTERFFRGAHRNETGSGLGLAIVKMATERMGGELQLHNRPQGGLSASIVVPGKFVG, from the coding sequence ATGAATTCCATTCGCAGCCGCCTGACCGGCATCCTGATCGGCGTCACCTGTATCGTCTGGCTTTTCGCAGTCATATGGATCCACATCAGCACCCAGTCACAGCTTGAAAAAGTGCTTGATGCGCGTCTGATGGAAGCCGCGCGTATGGTCAATTCGCTTCTGACCGAGCATCGTGTGGAGGTTGGGCCGGAAGGCGACGGCGGGCAATTGTCGTTGAAACCGATGCCGGATTTTCCACTCTATGACCGACAGCTATTCTGCCAGATATGGGCGCTTGACGGTAAGCTTTTGGGACGGTCTGAAAGTGCGCCTGGCGTACGGCTCACCAATGTCGCAAACGGCTTTTCCGACACGGAAGTTGCGGGTGACCGATGGCGCGTCTTCGCCGTAGAAAATACCCAGCTTGGCCTGCGTGTCATGGTCGGCGATAGTCTGAGTGTTCGCGACAGGTTGGTACAAAATGTCGTGACGGGTCTTGTGCTGCCAGCCCTGCTGATGCTGCCCGTTCTGGCGCTGATGATCTGGCTCTGCGTGCGGCGCGGTCTCAATCCGCTGAGCCGTCTTGCATCCGTGCTTTCCAAACGGCAGGCAGAGGATTTGCGCCCGCTTCCCGAACAGAACCTGCCCAAGGAGATCGCGCCTGCCGTCACCGCGCTGAACGGACTTTTCCATCGCGTCGAGGAAGCGCGTGAGCGTGAGCGCAACTTTGCGATCTTCGCTGCACATGAATTGAAGACACCGCTCGCCGGACTGAAGACGCAGGCGCAGATTGCCGAAGGTGCAAAGGACGAAACAATGCGCGCCAATGCGGTGCGCCAGATAGCGGCGGGCGTCGACCGCACCAGCCGCCTCGTCAACCAGCTTCTCGATCTCGCGGCGCTGGAAACCGGCGACGAAATGGATAGCCCTGTGCCTGAACCGTTGCGCCAGCTTCTGGTTTCGATTTCGACGGATATGCGGATGCTCGCAGCCCAGCGCAGCATCTCCATCGAACTGCCGGACCCTATCCCACCGGCGCAACTGCCCTCCCCGCACCTCTTCACGCTCGCCGCCCGCAATCTGATCGAAAACGCCGTCAATCATTCGCCCGAGCACGGCACAGTGCATTGTCGGATCGAAACCGAAGCGGACAAGCTCAGGCTCACTGTCGAGGATAGCGGGCCGGGCATTCCTGAAAGCGAAATGCCGCGCGTGACCGAGCGGTTCTTTCGCGGCGCACATCGCAACGAAACCGGCAGCGGCCTCGGTCTTGCGATCGTGAAAATGGCGACGGAACGGATGGGCGGCGAACTGCAGCTGCACAATCGCCCGCAAGGGGGACTAAGCGCGTCGATTGTCGTGCCAGGCAAATTTGTCGGATGA
- a CDS encoding response regulator: MRILVVEDDTILLDGLTVGLGLAGFTVDAVSNCGDAEAALAAQNYNAVVLDLMLPDGSGLDILKTMRRGRDETPVLLLTARDQVPERIAGLDAGADDYVGKPFDLHELAARVRAVARRGAGRANALLEWRGVELDPAEMSVRFHGEPVRLTRREFSILRALMERPTATLSKSSLEEALYGWQEEVESNAVEVHIHHLRSKLGSDYIETVRGVGYRLAGANV; encoded by the coding sequence ATGCGCATACTCGTGGTAGAAGACGACACGATCCTCCTCGACGGACTGACTGTAGGGTTGGGGCTTGCCGGTTTTACCGTGGATGCCGTTTCGAATTGCGGCGATGCGGAAGCCGCCCTTGCCGCACAGAACTACAACGCCGTGGTGCTCGATCTGATGCTGCCCGACGGCTCAGGGCTCGATATTCTCAAGACGATGCGGCGCGGTCGCGACGAGACGCCGGTTCTGCTGCTGACCGCCCGCGATCAGGTGCCGGAGCGCATTGCCGGTCTGGATGCAGGTGCCGACGATTATGTCGGCAAGCCCTTCGATCTGCATGAGCTTGCCGCCCGCGTGCGTGCGGTCGCCCGACGCGGTGCCGGACGCGCAAATGCCCTGCTTGAATGGCGCGGCGTCGAACTCGACCCGGCGGAGATGTCGGTGCGTTTCCATGGAGAACCCGTCAGGCTGACCCGGCGCGAATTCTCGATCCTGCGCGCCTTGATGGAACGACCGACCGCCACTCTCTCCAAATCCTCGCTGGAAGAAGCGCTTTATGGCTGGCAGGAAGAGGTGGAAAGCAATGCGGTGGAAGTTCATATCCACCACCTGCGCTCCAAGCTCGGTTCCGATTATATCGAAACGGTGCGCGGGGTCGGCTACCGTCTGGCAGGGGCAAACGTATGA
- the dsbD gene encoding protein-disulfide reductase DsbD, producing the protein MRFFTSLAGLFISLFLALGPALAANPLPVDQAFRLNVMKDTDGRLVLNWQIADGYYLYRDHIEAKDHQGNALAVDTQPGQPKDDPNFGRLEVYYTHATASIKTDTQPLELTYQGCQEDGICYRPETRTVDPVTLAISSEMGQKAKALTQTSVFAPAAVPPVEQNTAFALAPEKGMVEGLLDQGGTGLVIAAFLAFGVLLAFTPCVFPIYPILAGTLAREGEKLTAKRGFVLSAVYVVSLALGFAVVGAIAGWSGQNLQMVLQSKWTALVLAGIFTLLALSMFGLFQIQLPTSWVSAISSRTGPHGQQRTGSKRSAAILGFSSVLIVGPCVTAPLAGALLYIAQTANVALGASALFALGIGKGLPLIAFATLGAGTFPRAGAWMETVKQIFGFGFLATAIFMAAPLLPPGVDMVLWALLLFGTASFAFLRIPGRSIVARTIGTAALVYGVILMLGVASGGKDPLQPLAAFANRGGNQNLAALQFAPVETVSSLQEKLGKARGDKPTLIYFTADWCVSCSTVERRVLPDASVKKALDGYQLVKADISQLTSGNADLMAKLGVAGPPTMIFFNRISKELEGTRLVGDVTTASIERSAGLVNADQK; encoded by the coding sequence ATGCGTTTCTTTACGAGCCTTGCCGGCTTATTCATCAGTTTGTTTCTGGCGCTCGGCCCGGCATTGGCAGCGAATCCGCTGCCGGTCGATCAGGCTTTCCGCCTCAACGTAATGAAGGATACGGATGGCCGTCTGGTACTCAACTGGCAGATTGCGGACGGTTACTATCTTTATCGTGATCATATAGAGGCAAAGGACCATCAGGGAAATGCGCTTGCTGTCGACACGCAACCCGGTCAGCCCAAGGACGATCCGAATTTCGGGCGACTTGAAGTCTATTACACCCATGCCACAGCGAGCATCAAAACAGATACACAGCCGCTGGAACTGACCTATCAGGGCTGTCAGGAAGACGGCATCTGCTACCGTCCGGAAACTCGAACCGTCGATCCGGTCACACTCGCAATATCCAGCGAAATGGGGCAGAAGGCCAAGGCGCTGACCCAGACATCGGTCTTTGCACCGGCTGCTGTGCCACCCGTGGAGCAGAATACGGCGTTTGCTCTGGCGCCCGAAAAGGGTATGGTCGAAGGGCTGCTCGATCAGGGCGGCACCGGGCTGGTGATCGCGGCATTTCTGGCTTTCGGTGTTCTGCTTGCTTTCACGCCCTGCGTTTTCCCCATCTATCCCATCCTTGCCGGAACGCTGGCACGCGAGGGTGAAAAGCTGACAGCAAAGCGCGGCTTCGTGCTTTCTGCCGTCTATGTCGTCAGCCTGGCGCTAGGCTTCGCCGTGGTTGGAGCGATAGCAGGCTGGTCGGGACAGAACCTGCAGATGGTGCTGCAATCGAAATGGACGGCGCTCGTGCTGGCCGGAATATTCACGCTTCTGGCGCTCTCCATGTTCGGCCTGTTCCAGATCCAGCTTCCAACGTCCTGGGTCAGCGCAATTTCGTCGCGTACTGGCCCCCATGGCCAGCAGCGAACAGGTTCCAAGCGTTCCGCTGCCATTCTCGGTTTCTCGTCGGTCTTGATTGTCGGCCCTTGCGTGACAGCACCGCTTGCAGGCGCGCTGCTCTATATCGCGCAGACGGCTAATGTCGCGCTGGGTGCTTCCGCGCTGTTTGCGCTCGGCATCGGCAAGGGGCTGCCGCTCATTGCTTTCGCCACGCTTGGCGCGGGTACGTTTCCGCGTGCAGGTGCATGGATGGAAACGGTGAAGCAGATTTTCGGCTTCGGTTTTCTGGCTACCGCAATCTTCATGGCCGCTCCGCTTCTGCCACCCGGTGTTGATATGGTGCTGTGGGCGCTTCTGCTTTTCGGGACTGCAAGTTTCGCATTTCTCAGGATTCCGGGGCGCAGCATAGTCGCACGCACGATCGGTACGGCAGCTTTGGTTTACGGTGTCATTTTGATGCTCGGCGTGGCTTCGGGCGGAAAAGACCCGTTGCAACCGCTGGCCGCATTCGCTAACCGTGGCGGCAACCAGAATCTGGCCGCGCTGCAATTTGCGCCGGTCGAGACTGTTTCTTCCCTTCAGGAGAAACTTGGCAAGGCGCGCGGCGACAAGCCGACGCTTATCTATTTCACGGCGGACTGGTGCGTAAGCTGTTCCACTGTGGAGCGTCGGGTTTTGCCCGACGCAAGCGTGAAGAAGGCACTTGATGGCTATCAGCTCGTCAAAGCGGATATTTCGCAACTCACCAGTGGCAATGCCGATCTGATGGCAAAGCTTGGTGTGGCGGGTCCGCCGACGATGATCTTCTTCAATCGCATCAGCAAGGAACTGGAGGGGACCAGATTGGTGGGCGATGTCACAACCGCCTCTATCGAACGTTCGGCCGGCCTTGTGAATGCCGACCAGAAATAA